ATTCTAATAAGAACAGGATCAGCACTTCCATCCAAGCTTCATTATTTCGGTTCTCTTCCTTTAGGAACGAGGCCTTAATACGCAGCCACTCTCGAAACAACTGCTCATACCTGATCTTATCTAAGCGGGATAAGGACAAAATACGGAAGCTCATACCTGCACACAATTTACTCAACAATTCCATCAGGCATCCAGTGAGATGCTCCAGATGAATGACACCAAATCGGTTTCTATTCATCCCTTCGAATCGATGCGGCAATTCCGGAGCAGTAATTATTACTTTACCGACTTCAATTCTCTCCTTTGTATTCTCACATTCAAAGATACCGCTACCTTCCAAGACAACGCTGATCTCCCAGCTTGTTTGACTATGAAATCCCGGGTCCGCCCAATCATTGTTATGGGTAGAGATCGCGCCCCTTACGCCTAGCACCTCTGGCTTCATTTGTTTATATCTCCCCATTATCCGATATTCAAGCATTTTCACGACGGAAATGATAGGTTTTGCGTAAATAATCTTGCGATTTGAATAAATACAAGCACTGACTATTAATATATTCTATTTCATATCAATCACTTCAACATACTCAGGAGGATCAGAAAAATGATTGTGAACATTGGATTTGTCGGCGTAGGCGAAATGGCGGAGCATCATATTAAGAAAATACAAAATATTTCACACGCAAAGGTCACCAGCATATACGACCTCAATCAATCAAGATCCAAGGAAATCGCTAATAAATACGGGGCCCTATCCTATGAGAGTGTCGAGCAGATGTTAGATTCCAAGCAAGTGGATGCCTTGTATATTTGTACACCGCCTTTCACCAGAGATAATTCCATCGAAGAGCTGGCGGCAAGTAAAGGTATTCATCTATTGGCTGAAAAACCGCTTGGACTAGAGCTTACCAGCGTGCGTCGTAGAGAAAAGGTCATTCTTGAA
This portion of the Cohnella abietis genome encodes:
- a CDS encoding helix-turn-helix domain-containing protein, which codes for MKPEVLGVRGAISTHNNDWADPGFHSQTSWEISVVLEGSGIFECENTKERIEVGKVIITAPELPHRFEGMNRNRFGVIHLEHLTGCLMELLSKLCAGMSFRILSLSRLDKIRYEQLFREWLRIKASFLKEENRNNEAWMEVLILFLLEYTKDGQQALTITRAADYIRENLHKGLQISDLAVLSGMTEAGFRKQFEQIYHISPKQYQHQCRMVEAKWLLSSSVKEMNEIAQQIGFERLHSFSQWFKKQEGISPSEWRALQHA